The sequence TGGTGCTGGTCGATGGCGAGCCCCTGATCTGGTATCCGGACGGCGAGCCCTTCGTGACGGTCAACGGCGCGAATCACGCCGAACCGGAGCGACACGTCGTGACCGTCGACGCCGGCGCCATCTCGTTCGTCAGCGACGGCGCCGACGTGATGCGCCCCGGCATCGTCGAGGCCGATGAGGACATCGTGGAGGGCGATCTGGTCGTAATCAGCGAGGAGACCCACGGGAAGGCGCTCGCCATCGGCCGGGCCCTGACCGATGGCGAGGACATGGTGGGCGAGCAGGGGAAGGTCGTCGCGTCGCTGCACCACGTCGGCGACGATCTGTTCGACTTCGAGGCCTGATTCGGACCTGTCTGAGGAGGGCCCCGAAGGGGCAAGAACTATGATTGCTGCGGGGTGTGTTGTCCCCTATGGGATTCATGGATC is a genomic window of Halanaeroarchaeum sulfurireducens containing:
- a CDS encoding RNA-binding protein, which codes for MHIANRHHLRSDQVADLHEMLASDLGVELDADTYELVEFADEDFDVVLVDGEPLIWYPDGEPFVTVNGANHAEPERHVVTVDAGAISFVSDGADVMRPGIVEADEDIVEGDLVVISEETHGKALAIGRALTDGEDMVGEQGKVVASLHHVGDDLFDFEA